In Salvia miltiorrhiza cultivar Shanhuang (shh) unplaced genomic scaffold, IMPLAD_Smil_shh fragScaff_scaffold_135_1, whole genome shotgun sequence, the following are encoded in one genomic region:
- the LOC131002458 gene encoding uncharacterized protein LOC131002458, which yields MEGAPRGRGRGRGRGRGRGRGFVPEEPIPQVAPNRTAEEKFRKEKPPTFDGLGEPADAEKWVRAIERIFNYIRCDDEDKVACATYQLVDEADFWWESVRRTMTDEQWENFTWEEFKAELYEKYIPGCYRQKKQNEFWNLRQKTGTVTEYDRAFNQLSRYAPTLVDSDEKRAEKFRNGLRHEIAISLASQGGLTYAQTLSRALTIESLLPREKGKFPEQFGFVPSQDGSKGKRKWNEGTGGNIGNGKKPWMANQNRNQHQNPQPQAMVQTPCPKCQKLHPGECLKGMNVCYNCGEAGHYVSTCPKKGGGAPQQQNPGNQQRQNQSPRRNQGQPQYARAYAINQHQAAGDHGNMA from the coding sequence ATGGAAGGTGCACCAAGAGGACGTGGTAGAGGGCGCGGACGTGGCCGTGGGCGCGGTAGGGGATTTGTACCCGAAGAGCCTATTCcacaagtagcaccaaatcgCACAGCCGAGGAAAAGTTTCGcaaggaaaaacctccaacgtttgatggaTTGGGCGAACCTGCGGATGCCGAGAAATGGGTTAGGGCAATAGAACGGATCTTCAACTACATACGTTGTGACGATGAGGACAAAGTGGCATGCGCAACATATCAGTTGGTGGACgaagctgacttttggtgggagtcAGTTAGGCGGACCATGACTGACGAACAGTGGGAGAATTTCACATGGGAAGAGTTCAAGGCTGAATTGTATGAGAAGTATATACCGGGATGTTACCGACAGAAGAAACAGAATGAGTTTTGGAATCTGAGACAGAAAACGGGAACTGTGACTGAGTACGACAGGGCAttcaatcagctatcaagatatgctccgacgTTGGTGGACAGCGATGAGAAACGCGCAGAGAAGTTCAGAAACGGACTGCGTCACGAGATAGCGATTTCCCTAGCAAGTCAAGGGGGTCTCACCTACGCGCAGACATTGAGCAGAGCCCTCACTATTGAGTCATTGTTGCCAAGAGAGAAAGGAAAATTCCCCGAACAGTTTGGATTCGTACCATCTCAAGATGGTAGTaagggaaagagaaaatggaatgaagggaCTGGTGGAAACattggaaatgggaagaaaccatggaTGGCGAATCAAAATCGGAACCAACATCAGAATCCACAACCTCAAGCAATGGTTCAAACTCCTTGCCCAAAATGTCAAAAACTCCATCCGGGAGAATGTCTGAAAGGAATGAACGTCTGCTATAACTGCGGAGAGGCCGGGCATTATGTCTCGACTTGCCCAAAGAAGGGAGGTGGAGCACCCCAACAACAAAATCCCGGGAACCAACAGCGACAAAACCAAAGTCCTAGAAGAAATCAGGGGCAACCACAATACGCTAGGGCCTATGCCATTAACCAACACCAAGCAGCAGGAGATCACGGAAACATGGCAG